Proteins encoded by one window of Archaeoglobus veneficus SNP6:
- a CDS encoding 3-oxoacyl-ACP synthase III family protein produces the protein MATVTSTGSYLPENVITNKEFEQTLDTSDEWIRTKLGIKKRRFLRADQTTSDLAAYAARDALRKAGVKPEDVELIILATTTPDMIAPSTACILQGKLGAVNAAAFDVMNFCSGFNYALAVASKFVGNECSNALVVAAEAYSRFLDFSDRRTCVIFGDGAGAVLLEDGNRGVFFNYLRSDGTGFNIIQIPGGGAMYPASVETVNAKLHTFKMDGRGVWDFATKFVPKEIKKAFGRAKMEIEDCDFFIFHQANLRIIREIMKTLGIPEDKTHTTIEEYGNTASASIPITLDDAVKRGKVRRGDIVALIGFGGGLAWGINLIEW, from the coding sequence ATGGCTACAGTGACATCCACAGGCTCGTACCTGCCTGAGAATGTCATAACCAATAAAGAATTCGAACAAACTCTCGACACGTCAGATGAGTGGATCAGAACAAAACTCGGAATCAAAAAGAGGAGGTTTTTGCGAGCCGATCAAACGACGTCTGATCTTGCTGCCTACGCGGCAAGGGATGCGTTGAGGAAGGCTGGAGTTAAGCCAGAGGATGTAGAGCTGATAATACTCGCAACAACAACACCAGACATGATTGCTCCATCAACAGCGTGCATTCTGCAGGGCAAGTTGGGGGCTGTAAATGCTGCGGCCTTCGACGTCATGAACTTCTGTTCAGGCTTTAACTACGCGCTGGCTGTAGCGTCAAAATTCGTTGGGAACGAATGCAGTAACGCACTCGTTGTTGCTGCTGAGGCATATTCAAGATTTCTCGACTTTTCAGACAGGCGTACGTGTGTCATTTTTGGTGATGGGGCTGGAGCGGTTCTGCTCGAAGACGGTAACAGGGGCGTCTTTTTCAACTACCTCAGGAGCGACGGAACTGGCTTCAACATCATACAGATTCCAGGCGGAGGAGCGATGTATCCGGCGAGTGTTGAAACCGTCAATGCGAAACTCCACACGTTCAAAATGGACGGCAGGGGTGTCTGGGACTTCGCCACGAAGTTCGTTCCCAAGGAGATAAAGAAAGCCTTCGGCAGGGCGAAAATGGAAATCGAGGATTGCGATTTCTTCATCTTCCATCAGGCGAACCTCAGGATAATTCGGGAGATTATGAAGACTCTTGGAATTCCGGAGGATAAAACTCACACCACCATCGAGGAGTATGGCAACACTGCAAGTGCATCGATACCCATCACGCTTGACGATGCTGTTAAGCGAGGAAAGGTGAGAAGAGGAGATATTGTAGCCCTTATCGGTTTTGGTGGGGGGCTTGCGTGGGGTATAAACCTCATAGAATGGTGA
- a CDS encoding acyl-CoA carboxylase subunit beta encodes MINALKEVESRRRKILEMGGQEKIEKLRKSGKLTARERVECLLDENSFVELQPFVESRNKDFGLDGLPADGVITGYGTVDGRPVCVYAQDFTVLGGSLGEMHGLKIARLLDFALDAGIPVIGLCDSGGARIHEGVDSLKSYGEIFRRNVEASGRIPQINVIMGPCAGGAVYSPALGDFVIMTKNRSCHMFVTGPKVIKAVTGEDVSYSELGGWEVHAARSGNCHLVADNDVKALQLVRKLLSYLPLNSGEYPPVVNTGDDPMRKTPEIYEIVPEDQRKPYDVRMLIKAVVDNGEFFEIQPQFAPNATVGFARIDGKSVGIVANNPWFYAGCLDVDASDKIARFIRFCDAFNIPLITLVDVPGFLPGVEQEYRGVIRHGAKIIYAYSEASVPLITVVVRKAYGGAYIAMGSKHLGADIVYAFPTAEIAVMGPEGAAEIIFRREIESSKNPEEMREKMVEEYRRRFANPTRAAARGYVDDVIDPQYTRIRIASALRVLERKQKRRKHGNIPL; translated from the coding sequence ATGATTAACGCTCTTAAAGAAGTGGAGAGTAGGAGGAGAAAAATCCTCGAGATGGGCGGGCAGGAGAAAATCGAGAAGTTAAGAAAGAGCGGGAAGCTGACAGCAAGGGAAAGAGTGGAGTGTCTGCTCGACGAGAACAGCTTCGTCGAACTGCAACCCTTTGTGGAAAGCAGGAATAAGGACTTCGGACTTGACGGACTGCCAGCAGACGGTGTTATCACGGGATATGGAACGGTGGATGGCAGACCGGTTTGTGTCTACGCCCAGGATTTCACGGTACTTGGAGGTAGTTTGGGCGAGATGCACGGCTTGAAGATCGCAAGACTTCTCGACTTTGCACTCGATGCTGGGATTCCTGTCATAGGGCTCTGTGACAGCGGGGGAGCGAGAATTCACGAGGGTGTAGACTCGCTTAAGAGCTACGGAGAGATATTCAGGAGAAACGTCGAGGCGAGCGGCAGAATACCTCAGATTAACGTGATAATGGGGCCGTGCGCTGGTGGAGCTGTTTACAGCCCGGCTCTCGGAGACTTCGTAATAATGACGAAGAACAGGAGCTGCCACATGTTCGTAACCGGCCCCAAGGTCATAAAGGCCGTAACGGGCGAGGATGTCAGCTACTCCGAACTTGGAGGATGGGAAGTCCACGCAGCGAGGAGCGGTAACTGCCATCTCGTCGCTGACAACGATGTGAAAGCACTTCAACTCGTCAGGAAGCTGCTGAGCTACCTGCCCCTCAACAGCGGTGAGTACCCGCCTGTAGTGAATACCGGCGACGATCCCATGAGAAAAACCCCTGAAATTTACGAAATAGTGCCCGAGGATCAGCGGAAGCCCTATGACGTGAGGATGTTGATAAAAGCCGTGGTTGACAACGGAGAGTTTTTCGAAATCCAGCCCCAATTTGCGCCAAACGCCACTGTTGGCTTTGCACGCATCGATGGCAAAAGCGTCGGTATAGTTGCAAACAACCCGTGGTTTTATGCTGGCTGCCTCGATGTAGATGCAAGCGACAAGATTGCGAGGTTCATACGGTTCTGCGATGCGTTCAACATCCCTCTGATAACGCTCGTTGACGTTCCGGGGTTTCTACCGGGGGTGGAGCAGGAGTACAGGGGCGTGATCAGGCACGGTGCAAAGATAATCTATGCGTACAGCGAGGCAAGCGTACCATTGATAACGGTAGTAGTAAGAAAAGCGTACGGAGGGGCATACATAGCCATGGGGAGCAAGCACCTTGGGGCTGACATTGTATACGCATTCCCAACGGCCGAAATAGCCGTGATGGGGCCCGAAGGAGCAGCAGAGATAATTTTCAGGAGGGAGATCGAATCTTCGAAGAATCCGGAAGAGATGAGGGAAAAGATGGTCGAGGAATACAGGCGGAGGTTCGCGAATCCCACGAGAGCTGCAGCGAGGGGCTACGTTGACGACGTCATAGACCCTCAGTACACGAGAATCAGGATAGCCTCGGCTCTAAGGGTACTTGAGAGAAAGCAAAAGAGGAGAAAGCACGGAAACATTCCTTTATAA
- the porB gene encoding pyruvate synthase subunit PorB produces the protein MVQVKGLTNSVAGMPAEELLAPGHTACPGCGQTLAVRIALKAIGRNAIACMATGCLEVSTGLYNRSAWRIPCIHMLFENAAAVASGIERAVKRMGKDTKVVVFAGDGGTIDIGFGALSGMLERGHNVIYICLDNEAYMNTGVQRSGATPYAAHTTTSPSGEVSIGNPRPKKDAPWIVAAHHIPYVATASSSYPKDLFRKVKRACEVDGPAYIQVHVPCPTGWGYDTSKTVEVGRLAVETALWVNYEVVDDEVTNVMKIGKRKPVEEYLKMQKRFRHLFASEEGRKEIERIQAIADYNARKFGLDEML, from the coding sequence GTGGTTCAAGTTAAGGGCTTAACCAATAGCGTAGCGGGGATGCCCGCAGAAGAACTGCTCGCTCCAGGCCATACCGCATGCCCGGGCTGCGGACAGACTCTCGCAGTGAGGATAGCCCTGAAAGCCATAGGGCGAAACGCCATCGCATGCATGGCAACCGGATGCCTTGAGGTCTCGACGGGGTTGTACAACCGCTCTGCCTGGCGCATTCCGTGTATCCACATGCTTTTCGAGAATGCTGCTGCCGTCGCTTCTGGTATTGAGAGGGCCGTTAAGAGGATGGGTAAAGATACAAAGGTCGTCGTGTTTGCGGGAGACGGAGGAACGATAGACATAGGTTTCGGTGCCCTTTCCGGCATGCTCGAGAGGGGACACAACGTCATCTACATCTGCTTGGACAACGAGGCTTACATGAACACTGGCGTGCAGCGCAGCGGAGCCACACCATACGCGGCACACACAACCACCTCGCCCAGCGGAGAGGTGAGCATTGGAAACCCACGGCCTAAAAAAGATGCGCCCTGGATTGTTGCGGCACACCACATCCCCTACGTCGCAACAGCCTCATCTTCGTACCCCAAAGACCTCTTCAGGAAGGTGAAGAGGGCGTGTGAGGTTGATGGGCCAGCGTACATTCAGGTTCACGTGCCATGTCCCACCGGATGGGGATACGACACGTCAAAAACCGTTGAGGTTGGCAGACTTGCCGTCGAAACTGCCCTCTGGGTCAACTACGAGGTTGTTGATGATGAGGTAACGAACGTCATGAAGATCGGGAAGAGGAAGCCTGTGGAGGAATACTTAAAAATGCAGAAAAGGTTCAGACACCTCTTTGCAAGCGAGGAAGGTAGAAAGGAAATCGAGCGAATTCAGGCTATCGCAGACTACAACGCCAGAAAATTTGGGCTTGACGAGATGTTATAA
- the porA gene encoding 2-ketoisovalerate ferredoxin oxidoreductase subunit alpha translates to MKYVVQEGSHSIAEAVALCRPDVIAAFPITPQTHIVERLAELVANGTLDAEFVNVESEHSALSLIAGAEACGMRTYTATSSQGLALMHEVLHAVSGMRLPVVMTVANRALSAPLNIWNDHSDSMSQRDTSWMQFYAESVQEAVDLTIQAYRIAESSDVMLPAMICMDGYVLTHTYEPVILPDRALVDEFLPPYEPEYRLDPENPMTFGVYALPSDYMEFKWEQQKAMENAKRRIIRANREYRKMFGRTYGNGLIETYNMDGAEVALIAMGSICGTIKEAIEHMNGVGLVRLRTYRPFPFDELRNTLKDVETVVVIDRAFSYGFEGPLFSEVKAALYTMDSRPKVCNFVVGLGGRDTRIADVEEIVEKAKKLEGGEVVWFKLRA, encoded by the coding sequence ATGAAATACGTCGTTCAGGAAGGCTCGCATTCCATTGCTGAGGCTGTTGCGCTCTGCAGGCCTGACGTCATTGCTGCATTCCCCATAACCCCTCAGACTCACATCGTGGAGAGGCTGGCAGAACTCGTTGCGAACGGGACTCTCGATGCAGAGTTCGTTAACGTTGAGTCCGAACATTCTGCTCTATCCCTCATCGCCGGAGCAGAGGCGTGCGGGATGAGAACATATACCGCCACGTCATCTCAAGGCCTGGCTTTGATGCACGAGGTTCTGCATGCCGTCTCCGGAATGAGACTGCCGGTGGTTATGACCGTTGCAAACAGGGCTTTGAGTGCCCCGCTGAACATCTGGAACGATCACTCCGATTCCATGTCCCAGCGGGACACATCCTGGATGCAGTTCTACGCAGAATCGGTTCAGGAAGCCGTGGATCTCACGATACAGGCTTATAGAATAGCGGAGAGCAGCGACGTCATGCTGCCGGCGATGATCTGCATGGATGGTTATGTCCTCACGCATACGTATGAGCCGGTCATCCTGCCAGATCGGGCGCTCGTGGATGAATTCCTGCCGCCGTACGAGCCCGAGTACAGGCTTGATCCTGAGAATCCCATGACGTTCGGAGTCTACGCTCTGCCGAGTGACTACATGGAGTTCAAGTGGGAACAGCAGAAGGCAATGGAGAACGCCAAGCGACGGATTATCAGAGCCAACAGAGAGTACAGAAAGATGTTTGGAAGAACCTACGGCAACGGTCTGATTGAAACTTACAACATGGATGGCGCAGAAGTAGCCCTGATTGCCATGGGCTCCATATGTGGTACGATAAAGGAGGCGATAGAGCACATGAATGGTGTTGGACTCGTAAGGCTCCGCACGTACCGCCCGTTTCCGTTTGATGAGCTGAGAAATACGCTGAAAGACGTTGAAACTGTGGTGGTGATAGACAGAGCATTCAGTTACGGATTTGAGGGCCCGCTTTTCAGCGAAGTCAAAGCTGCATTATACACGATGGATTCCAGACCAAAGGTCTGCAACTTCGTCGTGGGCCTCGGAGGAAGGGATACCCGTATTGCAGACGTCGAAGAGATTGTTGAGAAGGCAAAGAAGCTTGAAGGAGGTGAAGTCGTGTGGTTCAAGTTAAGGGCTTAA
- a CDS encoding 4Fe-4S binding protein, which yields MRCVECGICWMYCPEGCMVLNEEGFFEPDYDYCKGCGICAEVCPLGAITMEVEVK from the coding sequence ATCAGGTGCGTCGAATGCGGGATCTGCTGGATGTATTGCCCGGAGGGATGCATGGTTCTCAACGAGGAGGGTTTCTTCGAGCCAGACTATGACTACTGCAAGGGATGCGGAATCTGCGCTGAGGTATGTCCCCTCGGAGCGATAACCATGGAGGTTGAGGTTAAATGA
- a CDS encoding sulfide/dihydroorotate dehydrogenase-like FAD/NAD-binding protein, giving the protein MAVILEKVELAENIKEIVVDAPIIAKKAEPGQFVIVVVDERGERIPLTIADYDRKAGTITIVFLEIGKTTMKLGRLGVGDEMAHIAGPLGNPSEIPENETIVFVGGGVGIAAVYPIARKAKQAGNEVISIIGARSKNLLIWEDRMRAVSDELIVTTDDGSYGRKGVVTEPLKEILENGRKVDRVVTVGPAIMMKFVALTTKPYGVKTIASLNPIMVDGSGMCGACRVEVGGETKFACVDGPEFDAHQVDFDLLIKRLGTYREEEELAKRLFLEEIGGCGECRSHS; this is encoded by the coding sequence ATGGCTGTCATACTCGAAAAGGTTGAGCTTGCTGAAAACATCAAGGAGATTGTTGTTGACGCGCCCATTATCGCAAAGAAGGCCGAGCCTGGCCAGTTCGTGATCGTCGTTGTTGACGAGAGGGGTGAACGTATACCGCTAACGATAGCTGATTACGACAGAAAAGCCGGAACGATTACAATCGTTTTCCTCGAAATCGGAAAAACAACAATGAAACTCGGGAGGCTTGGTGTGGGCGACGAGATGGCCCATATTGCCGGCCCTCTTGGAAACCCGTCAGAGATTCCCGAGAACGAAACGATTGTCTTTGTCGGTGGAGGTGTTGGAATCGCTGCAGTCTATCCGATTGCAAGAAAGGCAAAACAGGCCGGAAACGAAGTCATATCCATAATAGGGGCAAGGAGCAAGAACTTACTCATCTGGGAGGACAGGATGCGTGCAGTCAGCGACGAACTCATAGTGACGACGGATGATGGTTCCTACGGTAGAAAAGGGGTCGTTACCGAGCCGCTGAAGGAAATACTCGAAAATGGCAGGAAGGTGGACAGGGTCGTTACCGTTGGCCCGGCAATTATGATGAAGTTCGTCGCTTTAACGACAAAGCCCTACGGAGTGAAGACCATTGCGAGCCTGAACCCAATAATGGTTGACGGTTCGGGAATGTGCGGTGCATGCAGGGTTGAGGTTGGGGGAGAGACGAAGTTTGCGTGCGTTGACGGCCCGGAATTTGATGCTCACCAGGTTGATTTTGATCTGCTCATCAAAAGGCTCGGCACGTACAGAGAGGAGGAAGAACTCGCGAAAAGGCTGTTTTTAGAGGAAATCGGAGGGTGTGGGGAATGCAGAAGCCACTCCTGA
- the gltA gene encoding NADPH-dependent glutamate synthase, translated as MRPGGVTSPGTTLENKTGAWRNFRPVHDNMKCKRCCEPVAIGRLERFVADWELEKGLRIPEKAPPTGKRVAVVGSGPAGLTVAAELAKRGHDVTIFETLHKPGGVLVYGIPEFRLPKRIVEAEVEYVKQLGVKIVTDVVIGKTLTVDDLLEEYDAVFLGTGAGLPSFLGIPGENLSGIYSANEFLIRINLMKAYAFPEYDTPIKVGKRVAVIGGGNVAMDAARCALRLGAEEVYIVYRRSEEEMPARQEEIERAKEEGIKFLTLTQPIRFIGEERVEQMECIRMRLGEPDESGRRRPVPIEGSNFTMPVDQVIIAIGQKPNPLVMRTTKGLVVDKRRGIIIADSYGRTSKDRVFAGGDVTTGAATVIAAMGAGKRAAEAIDRILRGD; from the coding sequence ATGAGGCCTGGAGGTGTTACCAGCCCGGGCACCACGCTCGAGAACAAGACGGGAGCATGGAGGAATTTCAGGCCGGTGCATGACAACATGAAGTGCAAGAGATGCTGCGAACCCGTCGCAATTGGAAGGCTCGAGAGGTTCGTTGCGGACTGGGAGCTTGAAAAAGGGTTGAGGATTCCCGAGAAGGCTCCACCAACGGGGAAGAGAGTTGCTGTCGTTGGGAGCGGACCCGCTGGCCTTACAGTTGCTGCCGAACTTGCAAAGCGTGGCCACGACGTGACGATTTTCGAAACGCTACACAAGCCTGGCGGGGTGCTCGTTTACGGAATTCCCGAATTTCGCCTGCCCAAGAGGATAGTCGAGGCAGAGGTCGAGTATGTAAAGCAGCTTGGAGTGAAAATTGTCACCGATGTTGTTATCGGTAAAACTCTGACAGTCGATGATTTGCTTGAGGAATACGATGCTGTCTTCCTTGGCACCGGAGCAGGTCTGCCGAGCTTTCTTGGCATCCCAGGTGAAAATCTGAGCGGCATATACTCAGCCAATGAGTTTCTGATCCGCATCAACCTGATGAAAGCCTACGCGTTTCCTGAATACGATACGCCAATCAAGGTTGGTAAGCGCGTTGCTGTCATAGGCGGTGGAAACGTCGCAATGGATGCCGCAAGATGCGCGCTGAGGCTTGGGGCCGAGGAGGTCTACATAGTCTACAGGCGAAGCGAGGAGGAAATGCCTGCAAGGCAGGAAGAAATCGAGAGAGCGAAGGAGGAAGGAATAAAGTTCCTCACGCTGACGCAGCCGATTCGCTTCATTGGTGAGGAGAGAGTTGAACAGATGGAATGCATCCGCATGAGGCTTGGAGAGCCTGACGAGAGCGGAAGGCGCAGACCTGTACCCATTGAGGGCAGCAACTTCACCATGCCAGTTGACCAGGTGATTATCGCCATTGGCCAGAAGCCCAATCCGCTTGTGATGCGCACCACGAAGGGGCTTGTGGTGGACAAACGCAGGGGGATCATAATTGCGGACAGCTACGGCAGAACAAGCAAGGACAGGGTTTTTGCTGGTGGCGATGTTACAACCGGAGCTGCAACGGTCATAGCTGCAATGGGTGCAGGCAAGAGGGCTGCTGAGGCGATAGACCGGATTTTGAGAGGTGATTGA
- a CDS encoding pyruvate ferredoxin oxidoreductase subunit gamma — protein MLEVRFHGRGGQGSVTAAEVLAIAAFKDGKYSQAFPIFGVERRGAPVQAFCRIDEKPIKQRCQVYEPDLVVVQDATLMSDVDVTAGLKEGGILLINSAKSPEEFGINSNTTVKTIDATRLALETLGRPIVNTVMLGALAKLGIVSLNSIVEAVGEKFGCKLAEKNILAVKKAFEELPI, from the coding sequence ATGCTAGAGGTAAGATTCCACGGGAGAGGGGGACAGGGGAGCGTTACCGCAGCCGAGGTTCTCGCTATCGCTGCGTTTAAAGATGGTAAGTACAGCCAGGCTTTTCCAATATTCGGCGTTGAACGAAGAGGGGCTCCAGTTCAGGCCTTCTGCCGAATCGACGAAAAGCCAATCAAGCAGAGATGCCAGGTTTACGAACCCGACCTCGTCGTTGTGCAGGATGCGACGCTAATGTCAGACGTGGACGTCACTGCTGGACTTAAGGAAGGCGGGATTCTTTTGATAAATTCTGCAAAGTCCCCCGAGGAGTTTGGTATCAATTCCAACACAACCGTTAAGACAATCGATGCTACTCGTCTCGCCCTTGAAACCCTCGGAAGACCGATAGTCAACACAGTCATGCTTGGGGCACTTGCAAAGCTGGGGATCGTTTCTCTAAACTCTATTGTCGAGGCAGTTGGCGAGAAGTTTGGCTGCAAACTTGCTGAGAAGAATATTCTCGCTGTAAAAAAGGCCTTTGAGGAGTTGCCCATATGA
- a CDS encoding 2-oxoacid:acceptor oxidoreductase family protein: MIEVGFYGSGDPRAIEILSAAALREGKFCQGFVSDNLSFCRIDRRPIRVRSINCKPDIAILQDETYMYSTDVEDAGIIFVDSSSPSEDFSFADVPVKTVDATGHIFSSLQLLFSDSHNIPDCFHVRRYEDMEFVFKLLAKPFVNTVMLGAVAALGVLSIQSITDAITEKYNDIAEGVAAATWRIYEEFAHKWPVEQNARALARDYRIEQVFA; the protein is encoded by the coding sequence ATGATAGAAGTAGGCTTTTACGGAAGTGGAGATCCACGTGCAATAGAAATCCTCAGTGCCGCAGCTCTCAGAGAGGGAAAATTCTGTCAAGGCTTTGTATCTGACAACCTATCCTTCTGTAGAATTGACAGAAGACCTATCAGAGTAAGAAGCATAAATTGCAAACCTGATATTGCTATCCTCCAGGATGAGACATACATGTACAGCACAGATGTCGAAGACGCTGGAATTATTTTCGTTGACTCCTCCAGTCCCTCAGAGGATTTCTCGTTTGCTGACGTACCTGTTAAAACTGTAGATGCTACAGGGCATATATTCAGCTCACTCCAGTTACTTTTCAGCGATTCACACAACATACCAGACTGCTTTCACGTTAGAAGGTATGAAGACATGGAATTTGTCTTCAAACTCCTTGCAAAACCTTTTGTCAACACGGTTATGCTTGGCGCGGTAGCTGCCCTTGGTGTTCTTTCCATACAATCCATAACGGATGCAATAACCGAAAAGTACAATGATATTGCTGAAGGGGTCGCCGCCGCAACATGGAGAATTTACGAAGAATTTGCCCATAAGTGGCCTGTCGAACAAAATGCACGAGCACTTGCACGTGACTACAGAATTGAGCAGGTTTTTGCCTGA
- the thiC gene encoding phosphomethylpyrimidine synthase yields the protein METLMEIAKRGNAPEWLHEVARFEGIELNLLIRLIARGEVVIPKNVNRDSIPKAIGRFMRTKINANVGTSIDYVNVDEEVEKAVVAQKHGADAIMDLSTGGNIDEIRKKIMKAIDVPFGTVPIYQAARSAGVVVDMDEDDFFKAVEKQAKDGVDFMTIHAGVNWTSVERLKRSNRLLGVVSRGGAITIGWMLHNEKENPYYENFDYLLEILKEYDVTISLGDAFRPGCIHDASDRVKFTEFILLGELVEKCRNAGVQAMVEGPGHVPIDEIETSVKAMKYVTDNAPLYLLGPLVTDIAAGYDHIAAAIGAAVAGMYGADLICYVTPSEHLALPTVEDVREGVIAAKIAAHAADLVKEGQRERARRVDYEMSLARKNLDWEKQFKLAIDSEKARKIWESRKSNSEACSMCGDLCAIKLVKEALEEWKGV from the coding sequence ATGGAAACCCTGATGGAGATTGCAAAGAGAGGCAACGCTCCCGAATGGTTGCATGAAGTTGCACGTTTCGAAGGTATTGAGCTGAATTTACTTATCAGGCTCATTGCTCGAGGAGAGGTAGTAATTCCTAAGAACGTTAACCGTGATAGCATACCAAAGGCCATAGGCCGCTTTATGCGCACCAAGATTAATGCAAATGTTGGCACGTCAATAGACTACGTTAACGTTGACGAAGAAGTCGAAAAGGCTGTTGTTGCCCAGAAACATGGTGCAGACGCTATCATGGATCTCTCAACAGGGGGAAATATAGACGAGATAAGAAAGAAGATAATGAAAGCCATCGATGTGCCCTTTGGCACAGTCCCCATCTATCAGGCCGCCCGAAGTGCGGGCGTTGTTGTTGATATGGATGAAGATGATTTCTTTAAAGCTGTGGAAAAGCAGGCAAAGGATGGCGTCGATTTTATGACCATACACGCAGGCGTTAACTGGACGAGCGTCGAGAGGCTCAAGAGGAGTAACAGGCTGCTGGGTGTTGTTAGCAGAGGCGGGGCAATAACAATTGGCTGGATGCTTCACAACGAGAAGGAGAACCCCTACTACGAAAACTTTGACTACCTCCTCGAGATTCTGAAGGAGTACGATGTAACCATTAGCCTTGGTGATGCGTTCAGACCGGGATGCATCCACGACGCAAGCGACCGCGTTAAGTTCACCGAGTTCATACTCCTCGGTGAACTCGTGGAGAAATGCAGAAATGCTGGCGTGCAGGCGATGGTTGAGGGGCCAGGACATGTGCCAATCGATGAGATCGAAACGTCGGTTAAGGCCATGAAGTACGTAACCGATAACGCTCCATTATACCTCCTTGGCCCTCTTGTTACCGATATTGCCGCTGGTTATGATCATATCGCAGCGGCTATAGGTGCCGCCGTTGCAGGGATGTATGGGGCTGACTTAATTTGCTACGTCACTCCTTCCGAACACCTCGCACTGCCTACAGTTGAAGACGTCAGAGAGGGCGTTATAGCTGCAAAGATTGCCGCCCATGCAGCTGATCTTGTCAAGGAGGGGCAGAGGGAGAGAGCAAGGAGAGTAGATTACGAGATGTCCCTCGCAAGGAAGAACCTCGACTGGGAAAAGCAGTTTAAACTTGCTATCGATTCTGAGAAGGCCAGAAAGATATGGGAAAGCCGGAAATCGAACAGCGAAGCGTGCAGCATGTGTGGGGATCTGTGTGCAATAAAGCTCGTGAAGGAGGCGCTTGAGGAGTGGAAAGGTGTTTAA
- a CDS encoding ribose 1,5-bisphosphate isomerase yields MYQIVEEAAEKIRTMEVRGAARIAKFAAETLKKFAEAVESNFDENMNKAAEILLNTRPTAVSLYNAINYVMRYEGENDAEKRENAVKRAEEFIRWVETAHERIGKIGARRIRKNSVVMTHCNSSAALAVIKEAFREGRVAEVFATESRPRLQGHLTVRELSNAGIPATLIVDSAVRYFIEDVDYVVVGADTITANGALINKIGTSQIALAAKEARVPFMVAAETYKFSPKTLFGELVVIEERDASEVAPPEILSLKGVRVRNPAFDATPREYIDVIITEIGAIPPEMAYLVIKERLGYAVFEEGELKISPKHFD; encoded by the coding sequence ATGTACCAGATCGTTGAGGAAGCTGCCGAGAAAATCAGGACAATGGAAGTGAGAGGGGCTGCAAGAATTGCGAAGTTTGCCGCAGAAACTCTCAAAAAGTTTGCAGAAGCTGTGGAATCCAACTTTGACGAAAACATGAACAAAGCTGCGGAGATTCTTCTCAACACCCGTCCCACTGCAGTAAGCCTTTACAACGCCATTAACTACGTAATGCGCTACGAAGGTGAAAACGATGCAGAAAAAAGAGAAAACGCGGTAAAGAGGGCAGAAGAATTTATCAGATGGGTTGAGACAGCCCATGAGCGCATTGGAAAAATTGGGGCAAGGAGGATACGAAAAAATTCCGTCGTGATGACTCACTGCAATTCGTCTGCAGCACTCGCGGTGATAAAAGAGGCGTTCAGAGAGGGCAGGGTTGCGGAAGTTTTTGCCACCGAATCGAGACCGCGGCTTCAAGGGCATCTTACCGTGAGAGAGCTCAGCAACGCGGGCATTCCTGCTACGCTAATCGTCGATTCTGCCGTCCGGTATTTTATAGAGGATGTCGATTACGTGGTTGTTGGAGCCGACACCATTACAGCAAACGGAGCACTGATAAACAAGATAGGCACGTCGCAAATTGCTCTGGCGGCGAAGGAAGCAAGAGTTCCGTTCATGGTGGCTGCCGAGACCTATAAATTCAGCCCGAAGACGCTGTTCGGTGAGCTCGTTGTTATAGAAGAGAGGGATGCAAGCGAAGTAGCTCCGCCCGAAATTCTGAGCCTTAAGGGTGTTCGGGTTAGAAATCCTGCCTTCGACGCAACTCCGAGGGAGTACATCGACGTGATCATCACCGAGATTGGTGCAATTCCCCCAGAAATGGCGTACCTCGTGATAAAGGAAAGGCTTGGATATGCCGTATTCGAGGAGGGCGAACTGAAGATATCTCCGAAGCACTTTGACTGA